CTTTGAGTGTTCCCCCCTCCCGGATCGGGGCGGAACTGACGGTGCTGACACTGAAACAGAAACTCAGCTATCAGGAAGGTTTCTATGTTCTGACCGTCCCCTCTGCGACGGGAGGAGTCTTATGCTGATCAAGGTGACCTCTGTCTCTTTCTCCGGACTGAATACCATCAAGATTGATGTGGAGGTCAACATTGCTGATAAGGGGCTCCCCTCCTTTGATCTGGTAGGCATGCCCAACAAGGCTGTGGGTGAGAGCCGGGAGAGAGTCCGAACGGCTCTGGTTAATGCGGGATTTTCTTTTCCTTTGAGGCGGATTACGGTCAATCTGGCTCCCGGGGATGTCCCTAAAAACGGAGCTTTTTACGATTTTCCCATTGCTCTGGGGATACTGTCGGAGATAACGGGGTTTCATATTCCCGAAGGCTCTTTGTTTTTCGGTGAGCTCTCCTTGGACGGATCCCTGCGGCACACAAAAGGCGCCCTCCTGGCGGCCCTTTTTGCCAAGGAGATGGGCTTGAAGTCAGTTTTTGTACCGGAAGAATCAGCCAATGAAGCCTCAATTGTCAAAGGGATACAGGTCTACCCGGTGAAGGATCTGAGCCAGATTGTTCAGTTTTTCAATGACCAGTGTACTCTCGAACCGGCGGTCTACATGTCGAAAACCAGGGAGGAAATCAGCACGGTGGAGTTTGATATGTCAGAAGTAAGCGGTCAGGAGCAGGCAAAAAGAGCCCTGGAAATTGCCGCGGCGGGAGGACACAATGTGCTGATGGTAGGCTCTCCCGGGTCGGGAAAGACCATGCTGGCCAGGGCACTGCCGGGAATACTCCCCCTGTTGAGTGAAGAGGAGTCTCTTGAGGTGACAAGAATCTACTCCAGCGCCGGAAATATCCCGCCGGGAGGATCTCTTATTATCACCAGGCCCTTCAGGTCACCCCATCACATTATCTCCCAGGCCGGACTGGTGGGGGGCGGTTCCCATCCCCAGCCGGGAGAGATCAGCCTGGCTCATCGGGGCATCCTCTTTCTGGACGAGTTCAACGAGTTTCCCCGCCCCATCATAGAAGCCCTCCGGCAGCCTCTGGAAGATGGTAAACTGACCATATCCCGCAGTCTGGAACGGGTGACCTATCCTTCCCGTTTTATCCTGATTGCAGCGGCTAACCCCTGCCCCTGCGGATTTCTGAACGATGAGACCAAGGACTGTGTCTGTTCTCCCCGGGAGATTCAACGCTACCGGAAAAAGCTCTCAGGGCCGATTCTGGACCGGATCGACCTTCATGTGGATATCCCCGTGGTGGATATCAGAAAGCTGGCGAGGTCCATGGAGAGGGGTGACCGGAAAGAGACCTCCAGCCAGATCAGGGATCGTGTAGCTCTGGCCCGGCAGATTCAGCAGAAGCGTTTCTGGGATGACCCGATTCAGACCAACTCTGAAATGAAAAACAGGCAGATCAAAGAGTATATAAACCTGAAACAGGGTCCCCGGAACATGCTCAATGACGGGGCAGAAGTCTTTCAGCTCTCCGCAAGATCCTACCTGAAGATGCTGAAACTATCCCGGACCATTGCCGATCTGGAGGGGTCTGTGACCATCCGAGAGGAACATGTGGCCGAAGCTCTGCAGTACCGGCCGAGGATTATGGAATGAGTGTTCCGAAAGGGGAGAAAAACCGGGATAAAATAGAACTGGGAATAAAGGGAGAGTGTCTGGCCGAAGAGTATTTGAAAGACAGGGGCTATGAGATTGTCAGCCGGAACGAGAGGGTCGGTCATTCGGATATCGATATTCTGGCCCGGGAGGGCGAGGTTTTAGTCTTTGTGGAGGTCAGAACCAAATCAGATGGTGACAGAGGAATGCCTGAAGAAACACTGACAGAGAGAAAGCTGATCCGAATGAAAAAGACGGCAGAACTCTATATTGCCTTTCACCGTTACCAGGGGGCTGCCAGGATGGATGGTA
The window above is part of the Oceanispirochaeta sp. genome. Proteins encoded here:
- a CDS encoding YifB family Mg chelatase-like AAA ATPase, producing the protein MLIKVTSVSFSGLNTIKIDVEVNIADKGLPSFDLVGMPNKAVGESRERVRTALVNAGFSFPLRRITVNLAPGDVPKNGAFYDFPIALGILSEITGFHIPEGSLFFGELSLDGSLRHTKGALLAALFAKEMGLKSVFVPEESANEASIVKGIQVYPVKDLSQIVQFFNDQCTLEPAVYMSKTREEISTVEFDMSEVSGQEQAKRALEIAAAGGHNVLMVGSPGSGKTMLARALPGILPLLSEEESLEVTRIYSSAGNIPPGGSLIITRPFRSPHHIISQAGLVGGGSHPQPGEISLAHRGILFLDEFNEFPRPIIEALRQPLEDGKLTISRSLERVTYPSRFILIAAANPCPCGFLNDETKDCVCSPREIQRYRKKLSGPILDRIDLHVDIPVVDIRKLARSMERGDRKETSSQIRDRVALARQIQQKRFWDDPIQTNSEMKNRQIKEYINLKQGPRNMLNDGAEVFQLSARSYLKMLKLSRTIADLEGSVTIREEHVAEALQYRPRIME
- a CDS encoding YraN family protein; this translates as MSVPKGEKNRDKIELGIKGECLAEEYLKDRGYEIVSRNERVGHSDIDILAREGEVLVFVEVRTKSDGDRGMPEETLTERKLIRMKKTAELYIAFHRYQGAARMDGICLILNKENEIHHFKHYRGIG